From the genome of Ornithobacterium rhinotracheale, one region includes:
- a CDS encoding NADP-dependent malic enzyme, producing MKNPRIADELRQEALDYHKKSPRGKIEVIPSKPHATQRDLALAYSPGVAEPCLEIEKNPETVYDYTGKGNLVAVISNGTAVLGLGDIGAEASKPVMEGKGLLFKVFAGINVFDIEINEKDPDKFIEIVKGIAPTFGGINLEDIKAPEAFYIEERLKKELPIPLMHDDQHGTAIISGAALLNALELAEKDIKEVKLVVNGAGAAAISCAKLYLSLGVRKENLFMCDSKGVITSRREDLNDRKKFFINDTPANTLDEIIDGADVFVGLSTGDVLKPEMLAKMAENPIVFALANPNPEIKYDLAVKTRPDVIMATGRSDYPNQVNNVLGFPYIFRGALDVNASEINEEMKLGAVHALADLAKEPVSEEVLLAYNLKKLNFGKNYIIPKPFDERLITRVSMAVAKAAIESGVARKQITDWEAYRLQLLDRMGKDDKLIRAIQNRARLNCKKIIMADAEEFNVLKAALILKQEGIAEPILLGHKDKILQTIKKNKLEVELPIIDPFADDQAENREKFTQFLWEKGARKGITHYHAEKLVTSRSQYGALLLEHGYADGLLIGYSKDFKTSLKPIKQAINKKGNLIAGVTMFLTHKKPIFLCDTSVNENLTAQQIVELTRMIHQFVKSMAIRPRIALLSNENFTQSNGVSRKMAEAAAILHRENPEIVVDGEIQADTALNHELMKNFPFSRLDSSVANVFIFPDQLSANITSKMLRGLGVGQLIGPMLIGLEKSVNIMPMGSSVEEIVNLATLTVLEV from the coding sequence ATGAAAAATCCTAGAATAGCCGACGAATTAAGGCAAGAAGCATTAGATTATCATAAAAAAAGTCCGAGGGGAAAAATTGAAGTAATCCCCTCAAAACCGCACGCTACGCAGCGTGATTTGGCACTGGCATACTCGCCAGGGGTGGCAGAGCCATGTTTGGAAATCGAGAAAAATCCAGAAACTGTATATGATTATACAGGCAAGGGGAATTTGGTTGCCGTAATCTCAAACGGTACGGCGGTACTTGGTTTGGGCGACATTGGAGCCGAAGCTTCAAAACCCGTGATGGAGGGAAAAGGTTTGCTTTTCAAAGTTTTTGCAGGCATCAATGTGTTTGATATTGAAATTAATGAAAAAGATCCAGATAAATTCATCGAAATCGTAAAAGGAATTGCACCAACCTTTGGCGGAATTAACCTAGAAGATATCAAGGCACCAGAGGCTTTTTATATTGAGGAAAGACTTAAAAAAGAATTACCCATTCCATTAATGCACGACGACCAGCATGGAACAGCGATTATCTCTGGTGCAGCGTTGCTCAATGCGTTGGAATTAGCAGAAAAAGACATCAAGGAAGTGAAATTAGTGGTAAACGGAGCAGGTGCGGCAGCAATTTCGTGTGCTAAATTATACCTTTCGCTTGGAGTGAGAAAAGAGAATTTATTTATGTGTGATTCCAAAGGAGTGATTACATCACGCCGTGAGGATTTAAACGACCGTAAGAAATTCTTTATCAACGATACACCAGCCAATACGCTTGATGAGATAATTGATGGAGCAGATGTTTTTGTTGGGCTTTCTACAGGCGATGTTTTGAAGCCAGAAATGCTAGCAAAAATGGCTGAAAATCCAATTGTTTTTGCCTTGGCAAATCCAAACCCAGAGATTAAATATGATTTAGCCGTAAAGACGCGTCCAGATGTAATCATGGCAACGGGACGAAGCGATTATCCTAACCAAGTAAACAATGTGCTTGGTTTTCCATATATATTCCGCGGCGCGCTAGATGTTAATGCCTCAGAAATTAATGAGGAAATGAAGTTGGGTGCGGTGCACGCATTGGCAGATTTGGCAAAAGAGCCCGTTTCAGAAGAGGTGCTTTTGGCTTATAATCTCAAAAAATTGAATTTTGGGAAGAATTATATTATCCCAAAACCATTTGACGAGCGTTTGATCACTCGTGTTTCTATGGCGGTGGCAAAAGCCGCGATAGAGAGCGGCGTGGCCAGAAAACAAATCACGGATTGGGAAGCCTATCGCCTGCAATTACTTGATAGAATGGGCAAAGATGATAAGCTCATTCGTGCTATTCAAAACCGCGCAAGGCTTAATTGCAAAAAAATCATTATGGCAGATGCCGAGGAATTTAATGTGCTAAAAGCCGCTCTAATCCTGAAACAAGAGGGCATCGCGGAGCCTATTCTATTAGGGCATAAGGATAAAATCTTGCAGACAATTAAGAAAAATAAATTGGAGGTGGAGCTGCCCATCATCGACCCATTTGCTGATGACCAAGCCGAAAACCGTGAGAAATTCACTCAATTCCTATGGGAAAAAGGCGCCCGCAAGGGAATTACGCACTACCACGCAGAGAAATTGGTAACTTCCCGCTCACAATACGGCGCGCTCCTCCTTGAACACGGCTATGCCGATGGGCTTTTAATTGGTTATTCAAAAGACTTTAAAACATCTTTAAAACCAATCAAACAAGCCATCAATAAGAAAGGAAACCTCATTGCGGGCGTTACGATGTTTTTGACGCACAAAAAGCCAATCTTCCTGTGCGATACCTCGGTAAATGAGAATTTAACCGCTCAGCAAATCGTGGAGCTTACAAGAATGATTCACCAATTCGTGAAGTCTATGGCAATTAGGCCACGCATTGCTCTACTATCAAACGAAAACTTTACACAGAGCAATGGTGTTTCACGCAAAATGGCTGAGGCTGCTGCCATTCTGCACCGCGAAAACCCAGAAATCGTGGTAGATGGCGAAATCCAAGCAGATACTGCACTGAACCACGAGCTGATGAAGAATTTCCCATTCTCTCGCTTGGATTCAAGTGTGGCAAATGTCTTTATCTTCCCAGACCAATTGTCGGCCAACATCACAAGCAAAATGTTGCGCGGGCTTGGCGTGGGGCAATTGATAGGCCCAATGTTGATTGGTTTAGAAAAATCAGTAAACATTATGCCTATGGGCTCCAGTGTGGAGGAGATTGTAAACCTTGCGACACTCACCGTATTGGAGGTGTAG
- a CDS encoding SusC/RagA family TonB-linked outer membrane protein → MKKNNIKLKNLLIFASFLSSGIAFSQMKIEGVVKSVEGYPEVGALISINGSEVTETDSEGNYVLEVFPNQIQSKTFTLNVEGLDGKVASKVFDFTDGTNVRNDFILHGIVLDDVVAIGYGSVKKSDLTGAVTAISSKDFNEGVISSPEQLIQGKAAGVQITSNGGAPGSGSMIRVRGTASLNASNDPLIVIDGMPIDNGGINGAANPLALINPNDIESFNILKDASAAAIYGNRATNGVIIITTKKGKSGGVRVNYNATTSISEKFGEIDMLNADEYKQIANKYLSPDKLALMGNADTHWQNQIYRLAVGFDNNLSISGGIGKVPVRLSVGYLNQDGILKTNNIERTTLGLNINPRLFDNHLSININAKGTYAENRFASTEAIGSAVSFAPTQPVFAPNMSQFGGYWTWVNSDGSPNVNATKNPLSLLNQRFDYSYVRRVLSNIQFDYKFHFLPDLKVNLNLGLDYSDSNGSVTQLPTLSTVYADKGNFRKYSQVKKNRLLELYFNYTKRLEQLDSDLDLMVGYSYQKWNENVPFSPTKNGLGVLSPVSGVDFFTQNILLSYYGRLNYTLKDRYLLTATVRRDGSSRFNEDNRFGIFPSVSLAWRLDKEAFLEDIGIISTLKVRGGWGVTGQQDIGSNYPYLPIYSESDSSTRYLFGNTYYNLLRPNGYDSDIKWETTKTGNIGLDFGLLRDRILFNVDAYKRKTSDLLSVVPVPAGANFTNLLLTNVGNMEAKGLEVSAVVKAIEKEDFSWDMTFNATWQDSKVTNLSVTNNPNQKVQTGGINGGTGATIQVQAVDHKPNSFYVYEQIYKDGKPIEGKYVDFNKDGVINEQDLRPYESPLPKSLYGFSTSVRYKNWNFGCSLRASLGNYVYNNMNSQFGTLQFLEVNGYLTNLSRDYFNSNFSKQQFFSDYYVEKASFLRMDNINIGYSLPKFIGESKLKLNASVNNVFVITDYSGIDPEISSGIDNNFYQRPRVYSFGVNLQF, encoded by the coding sequence ATGAAAAAGAATAATATTAAACTTAAAAATTTATTGATTTTTGCAAGCTTTTTGTCAAGTGGAATCGCTTTTTCACAAATGAAGATAGAAGGCGTTGTGAAATCGGTCGAAGGATATCCTGAGGTAGGAGCATTGATTAGTATAAATGGCTCTGAAGTTACAGAAACAGATTCAGAAGGAAATTATGTTTTGGAGGTTTTTCCAAACCAAATTCAGTCTAAAACCTTTACTTTAAATGTAGAAGGTCTTGATGGTAAAGTAGCTTCTAAAGTATTCGATTTCACAGATGGTACCAATGTGAGAAATGATTTTATTTTACATGGAATTGTGCTTGACGATGTTGTGGCTATTGGTTATGGTAGTGTGAAAAAGTCAGATTTAACAGGAGCTGTTACAGCTATTTCTTCAAAAGATTTTAATGAAGGAGTAATAAGCTCTCCAGAGCAATTAATTCAAGGTAAAGCTGCTGGGGTTCAAATTACAAGTAATGGTGGTGCGCCTGGTTCTGGTTCTATGATTAGAGTGAGAGGTACGGCGTCATTGAACGCTTCAAATGATCCGTTAATCGTAATTGATGGTATGCCAATTGACAATGGAGGTATTAATGGAGCTGCCAATCCTTTGGCTTTAATTAATCCAAATGATATTGAATCTTTCAATATTTTGAAAGATGCTTCTGCCGCAGCAATTTATGGTAACCGTGCTACGAATGGCGTAATTATTATTACTACAAAAAAAGGTAAAAGTGGGGGAGTAAGAGTTAATTATAATGCAACCACATCAATTTCAGAAAAATTCGGAGAAATTGATATGTTAAATGCAGATGAATATAAACAAATAGCCAATAAATATTTATCTCCGGATAAGCTAGCCTTAATGGGCAATGCCGACACCCATTGGCAAAATCAGATATATAGACTAGCTGTAGGATTTGACAATAATCTATCTATCTCTGGAGGGATTGGTAAGGTGCCTGTAAGGTTATCGGTTGGATATTTAAATCAAGATGGTATTTTAAAAACCAACAATATAGAAAGAACTACTTTAGGTTTAAATATCAATCCACGATTGTTTGATAATCATTTATCAATTAATATTAATGCAAAAGGAACTTATGCAGAAAATAGATTTGCGAGTACAGAAGCGATTGGTTCTGCGGTCTCTTTCGCTCCAACTCAGCCTGTTTTTGCTCCGAATATGTCTCAATTTGGGGGGTACTGGACATGGGTGAATTCTGATGGTTCCCCAAATGTGAATGCAACAAAGAATCCTCTGTCTTTGCTTAATCAAAGATTTGATTATTCATATGTAAGAAGAGTGCTAAGTAATATTCAGTTTGATTATAAATTTCACTTTTTGCCAGATTTAAAAGTGAATTTGAATTTAGGTTTGGATTATTCTGATTCGAATGGGAGCGTAACTCAATTACCAACCTTATCAACTGTTTATGCGGATAAAGGAAATTTTAGAAAGTATAGTCAAGTTAAGAAGAATAGATTACTAGAATTATATTTTAATTACACAAAACGTCTTGAGCAATTAGATTCTGATTTAGATTTAATGGTAGGGTATTCATACCAAAAATGGAATGAGAATGTTCCTTTCTCTCCTACCAAAAACGGTTTAGGTGTTTTGAGTCCTGTATCGGGGGTTGATTTCTTTACTCAAAATATTTTGCTTTCATATTATGGAAGGCTTAATTATACTTTAAAAGATAGATACTTATTGACGGCAACAGTTCGTAGAGATGGCTCTTCAAGGTTTAATGAAGATAACAGATTTGGTATTTTTCCTTCAGTTTCATTGGCATGGAGATTGGATAAAGAAGCATTTTTAGAAGATATTGGGATCATTTCAACCTTGAAAGTTAGAGGGGGATGGGGCGTTACAGGTCAGCAAGATATAGGTTCTAATTATCCATATTTGCCAATTTATAGTGAGTCAGATAGTAGTACAAGGTATTTATTTGGAAATACATACTATAATTTGCTTAGACCTAATGGTTACGATTCTGATATTAAATGGGAAACAACAAAAACAGGAAACATAGGTTTAGATTTTGGCTTGTTAAGAGATAGAATTTTATTTAATGTTGATGCATATAAAAGAAAAACTTCAGATTTGTTAAGTGTTGTACCAGTCCCTGCGGGAGCTAATTTTACCAATTTACTTTTGACTAATGTTGGAAATATGGAAGCAAAAGGTCTTGAGGTTTCAGCTGTGGTAAAAGCGATTGAAAAAGAAGATTTTTCATGGGATATGACATTTAATGCAACATGGCAAGATTCAAAAGTTACGAATTTATCGGTAACAAATAATCCAAATCAAAAAGTGCAAACAGGAGGGATTAATGGTGGCACAGGAGCTACAATCCAAGTTCAAGCTGTTGATCATAAACCAAATTCGTTCTATGTTTATGAGCAAATATATAAAGATGGAAAACCAATAGAGGGAAAGTATGTAGACTTCAATAAAGATGGAGTAATTAACGAACAAGATTTAAGACCTTACGAGTCCCCATTGCCTAAATCTTTGTATGGATTTTCAACATCTGTAAGATATAAAAATTGGAATTTTGGATGTAGTTTAAGGGCAAGCTTAGGAAACTATGTTTATAATAATATGAATTCTCAATTTGGAACATTGCAATTTCTAGAGGTTAATGGATATTTAACAAATTTGAGTCGAGATTATTTCAATTCAAACTTTAGCAAACAACAATTTTTCTCAGATTATTATGTGGAAAAAGCATCATTCTTGAGAATGGATAATATCAATATTGGTTATAGCTTGCCTAAATTTATAGGCGAATCAAAACTTAAATTAAATGCCTCTGTAAATAATGTTTTTGTAATAACAGATTATAGTGGAATTGATCCAGAAATTTCAAGCGGTATTGATAATAACTTCTATCAAAGACCAAGAGTTTATTCATTTGGCGTAAATCTTCAATTTTAA
- a CDS encoding RagB/SusD family nutrient uptake outer membrane protein: MILRNIKIGLLAIFVSMGFYSCEKDLGEFDSSSYTSEKVYENPENYIGVLAKCYAGLAVGGQTDGDGSQDIGGIDGGMSNYLRQYFQLQELPTDEAIIAWGDANLPDLHNMTWGADNQFTTAMYYRVMYQVTLANEFIRETSDSRLNSRGFSVTDIEKIKGYRAEARFLRALSYYHALDLFGNMPFVDENFKIGASQPPRIKRAELFKFVEKELLEIKDKLKEPRTNEYGRADKAVAWMLLAKLYLNAEVYTGEQRYKEAVEYSDKVNNAAYSLNPKYENLFLADNNIDNNEVIFPINFNGTSTRTWGGTTYIIHAGVGGSMKASEYGINGGWYGLRTTKSLVEKFPNTNGTKDVRGRFYTDGQILEINNVSNFSEGYPLVKFKNITSTGRAGSDATGNFVDTDFPLFRLADSYLMYAEAVLRGGGGDKSKALDLVNKIRERAYRSKDGNIRESELTLDFILDERARELAWEAMRRTDLIRYNKFTTGQYVWPWKGGVKEGKGVEEFKNLYPIPSKDLIVNTNLIQNKGY, translated from the coding sequence ATGATACTTAGAAATATAAAAATAGGATTATTAGCGATTTTCGTAAGTATGGGGTTTTACTCATGCGAAAAGGATTTAGGAGAATTTGATAGTAGTAGTTATACTTCAGAAAAAGTATACGAAAATCCAGAAAATTATATTGGAGTTCTTGCGAAATGTTATGCGGGGCTTGCTGTAGGAGGACAAACGGATGGAGATGGCAGTCAAGATATTGGAGGAATTGATGGGGGCATGTCAAATTATTTAAGACAGTATTTTCAGTTACAAGAATTACCGACTGATGAAGCCATTATAGCTTGGGGAGATGCAAATTTGCCAGACTTACATAATATGACTTGGGGAGCAGATAATCAGTTTACCACAGCAATGTATTATAGAGTGATGTATCAAGTGACATTGGCAAATGAATTTATAAGAGAGACATCTGATAGTCGATTGAATTCAAGAGGTTTCTCTGTTACTGATATAGAGAAAATTAAAGGCTATAGAGCTGAAGCTCGATTTTTAAGAGCTCTTAGTTATTATCATGCCTTGGATTTATTTGGAAATATGCCTTTTGTAGATGAGAATTTTAAAATAGGGGCAAGTCAGCCGCCACGAATTAAGAGAGCAGAACTTTTTAAATTCGTTGAAAAAGAACTTCTAGAAATAAAAGACAAACTAAAAGAACCAAGAACAAATGAATATGGAAGAGCAGATAAAGCTGTGGCTTGGATGCTGTTAGCTAAATTATATTTAAATGCAGAGGTGTACACAGGAGAACAAAGATATAAAGAAGCTGTTGAGTATTCTGATAAAGTAAATAATGCAGCCTATTCACTAAATCCAAAATACGAAAATTTATTTTTAGCTGATAACAATATAGACAATAATGAAGTTATTTTTCCAATTAATTTCAATGGTACAAGTACAAGGACTTGGGGAGGAACTACTTACATTATTCACGCAGGTGTAGGAGGTAGCATGAAGGCTTCAGAATATGGAATTAACGGAGGTTGGTATGGTTTGAGAACGACAAAAAGTTTAGTTGAAAAATTTCCAAATACAAATGGAACTAAAGATGTCAGAGGTAGATTCTATACAGATGGACAAATATTGGAAATAAACAATGTCTCAAATTTCTCAGAAGGATATCCGTTGGTTAAGTTTAAAAATATAACTTCTACAGGTAGAGCTGGATCGGATGCTACTGGAAATTTTGTAGATACAGATTTTCCTTTATTTAGACTAGCAGATTCTTATCTAATGTATGCAGAGGCTGTTCTTAGAGGAGGTGGCGGAGATAAATCTAAGGCCTTAGATTTAGTAAATAAGATTAGGGAGAGAGCTTATAGAAGCAAAGACGGAAATATTAGAGAAAGCGAACTTACTTTAGATTTTATTTTAGATGAAAGAGCTCGTGAACTAGCTTGGGAAGCAATGAGAAGAACTGATTTGATCAGGTATAATAAATTTACTACGGGGCAATATGTTTGGCCGTGGAAAGGAGGTGTGAAAGAAGGTAAAGGTGTTGAGGAATTCAAAAATCTTTATCCAATACCATCAAAGGATTTAATCGTAAATACTAATTTAATTCAAAATAAAGGATATTAA
- a CDS encoding glycoside hydrolase family 97 protein, producing the protein MKKIFVVLITLISVSIFGQSLESPNGDFQLEFSLKNGVPYYNLKYKGEQIINDSKLGFEIYKEATYNLKDITNQESYSFDSGFKFVSESRDSKNEKWKPVLGEKKEYVNHYNELDVRLLHEKDDKVLIIQFRLFDDGLAFRYEFPEQKNLNYFIIKEENSEFNLPFDPKAWWIAGDYDTQEYVYQTSKLSEVPERWEQSVEQNVSQSPIKNAVQSPLMLKREDGKPLYLNIAEAAVINYPASNLDVDANKLSLKIHLTPDAQGAKGYIQTSAFTPWRVVIVSPKAEGVLASKMIFNLNEPTKYQDTSWIKPTKYMGVWWEMIIGKSSWAYSDADNVKIGETDFSKLKPTGKHAANNEKVKEYIDFAAENGFDGLLIEGWNEGWEDWFGKSKEFVFDFISPYPDFDIKMLNDYAHKKGIKLIMHHETSGSATNYERWADDAFKLMNKYGYDAVKTGYVGNIIPRGEHHYSQWMINHYNRIAEKAAKYKVMVNSHESVRPTGLSRTYPNWVAAEAARGTEYEVFGGNPPEHQTILPFTRFMGGAMDYTPGIFQTKIDYYFPGDTRFVKTTLAKQLGLYVVMYSPLQMAADLPENYKKHMDAFQFIKDVPADWDDTIILAAEPGDYIHTARKAKGKNEWYVGGITDENARDYIVNLSFLDKGKKYEATIYEDGKNADYEKNPQSYHIYKKVVTNKSKIKIKMARSGGYAISLKPIK; encoded by the coding sequence ATGAAGAAGATTTTTGTAGTATTAATTACATTGATTTCGGTTTCAATTTTTGGACAAAGTTTGGAGTCGCCGAATGGAGATTTTCAATTAGAGTTTAGTTTAAAAAATGGAGTACCCTACTATAATTTAAAGTATAAGGGAGAGCAAATTATAAATGATTCAAAGTTAGGTTTTGAAATATATAAAGAAGCAACATACAACCTTAAAGATATTACTAATCAGGAAAGTTACAGTTTTGATTCTGGGTTTAAGTTCGTGTCAGAAAGTAGAGACTCGAAAAACGAGAAATGGAAACCTGTTTTGGGAGAAAAAAAAGAATATGTAAATCATTATAATGAATTAGATGTGAGGTTGTTGCATGAAAAAGATGATAAGGTTTTAATTATTCAATTTAGGTTATTTGATGATGGGCTAGCGTTCCGCTATGAATTTCCAGAACAAAAGAATTTAAATTATTTCATAATTAAAGAGGAAAACTCCGAGTTCAATCTGCCATTTGACCCAAAAGCTTGGTGGATTGCGGGAGACTATGATACGCAAGAGTATGTTTATCAAACCTCAAAATTGTCAGAGGTGCCTGAAAGATGGGAACAAAGCGTAGAGCAAAATGTTTCACAATCTCCGATTAAAAATGCAGTGCAATCACCTTTGATGCTTAAGCGAGAAGATGGGAAACCGTTGTATTTAAATATTGCTGAAGCTGCTGTAATTAACTATCCAGCATCAAATTTAGATGTGGATGCAAATAAATTAAGTTTAAAAATTCATTTAACGCCAGATGCGCAAGGAGCAAAAGGATATATCCAGACAAGTGCATTTACACCTTGGAGAGTCGTGATTGTTTCGCCAAAGGCTGAGGGTGTTTTGGCATCAAAAATGATCTTTAACTTGAATGAGCCGACAAAATATCAAGATACTTCATGGATAAAACCAACCAAATACATGGGAGTTTGGTGGGAAATGATTATCGGAAAGTCTTCGTGGGCTTATTCAGATGCCGACAATGTGAAAATTGGAGAAACTGATTTTTCTAAGTTAAAGCCAACTGGAAAGCACGCTGCAAATAATGAAAAAGTCAAAGAATATATTGATTTTGCTGCAGAAAATGGATTTGACGGCTTATTGATTGAAGGTTGGAATGAAGGTTGGGAAGATTGGTTCGGGAAATCAAAAGAATTTGTATTTGACTTCATTTCACCTTATCCAGATTTTGACATAAAAATGTTGAACGATTATGCTCATAAAAAAGGAATCAAATTAATTATGCACCACGAAACATCTGGTTCTGCAACCAATTATGAGAGATGGGCAGACGATGCATTTAAATTGATGAACAAATATGGGTATGATGCGGTAAAAACGGGATATGTAGGGAACATCATCCCGAGAGGAGAACACCATTATAGCCAATGGATGATCAATCATTACAATAGAATTGCAGAAAAAGCAGCCAAATATAAAGTGATGGTAAATTCACACGAATCTGTGAGACCAACGGGTTTGAGCAGAACTTATCCTAACTGGGTCGCAGCAGAAGCAGCACGAGGTACAGAATATGAAGTGTTTGGAGGAAATCCACCAGAGCATCAAACAATTTTGCCATTTACTCGATTTATGGGAGGAGCAATGGATTACACGCCAGGAATTTTTCAAACCAAAATCGATTATTATTTCCCTGGAGATACAAGATTTGTAAAAACAACTTTGGCTAAGCAATTAGGTCTTTATGTTGTGATGTATTCGCCATTGCAGATGGCAGCAGATTTGCCAGAGAATTATAAAAAACATATGGATGCATTCCAATTTATAAAAGATGTACCTGCCGATTGGGATGACACAATTATTCTTGCAGCAGAACCAGGTGATTATATTCACACTGCTAGAAAAGCTAAGGGAAAGAATGAATGGTATGTTGGGGGGATTACCGATGAGAATGCAAGAGATTATATAGTGAATCTTTCTTTCTTGGATAAAGGTAAAAAATATGAAGCAACTATTTATGAAGACGGTAAAAATGCCGATTATGAGAAAAATCCGCAGTCTTACCATATTTATAAAAAAGTAGTAACTAATAAGTCTAAGATAAAGATTAAAATGGCAAGAAGCGGAGGATATGCAATATCTCTTAAACCAATAAAATAA
- a CDS encoding RNA methyltransferase — protein sequence MLISSVQNQKIKDLIKLQQKSRDRKKTGLLVAEGVQENLLALQNGFEAESFFVCPDFFSDEELKQKLPENQIFEISQDIFEKIAYRKTTGGILGVYKQKLNDLEDLKHIENPLIVVLEQVEKPGNLGAILRSADAAGADAVVVCDERVDFFNPNVVRSSVGTVFTNKIIAANAQDFVKFCREQKIQILATFLRDDTRDLFACQMKAGTALIFGTEATGLSDFWLNEATHTLKIPMLGKVDSLNVSNAVAICLYEAVRQRRSC from the coding sequence ATGTTGATATCAAGTGTTCAAAATCAGAAAATCAAGGATTTAATCAAACTGCAACAAAAATCCCGCGACCGAAAAAAAACTGGTCTTTTGGTAGCCGAAGGTGTGCAGGAAAATCTTTTGGCTTTGCAAAATGGTTTTGAGGCAGAGAGCTTTTTCGTTTGTCCTGATTTTTTTTCAGATGAAGAATTAAAACAAAAATTACCTGAAAATCAAATTTTTGAAATCTCCCAAGATATTTTTGAAAAAATAGCCTACCGCAAGACAACGGGCGGAATTTTAGGCGTTTACAAACAGAAATTAAACGATTTAGAAGATTTAAAACATATTGAAAATCCGCTGATTGTAGTGCTCGAGCAAGTGGAAAAACCTGGAAATCTTGGGGCTATTTTACGCTCGGCAGATGCCGCCGGTGCCGATGCTGTGGTGGTGTGCGATGAGCGTGTAGATTTCTTTAACCCCAATGTGGTGCGTAGTAGCGTGGGAACGGTTTTTACCAATAAAATTATTGCTGCCAATGCGCAAGATTTTGTCAAATTTTGTCGTGAACAAAAAATCCAGATTTTGGCTACTTTTTTACGCGATGACACGCGAGACTTGTTTGCCTGCCAAATGAAGGCTGGCACGGCGCTCATCTTCGGCACGGAAGCCACTGGGCTAAGCGATTTTTGGCTCAATGAGGCCACCCACACCCTTAAAATCCCGATGCTGGGCAAAGTGGATTCGCTCAATGTGAGCAACGCCGTGGCAATCTGCTTGTACGAGGCGGTGAGACAGCGTAGAAGTTGTTAA